The DNA region tttcccctcttttttacctttttatctctCTACTActatctaccttaatatcacttttgCTCCATccatttatcttcttttatttttggctttccTTATACCTctcctcttactataaatttacaattctctctctctctctctccatagtTTCCCTACACAAaatgttatttctctctctttctctttctcaaaattttgtttttctttttctagtggattgttttataattttcttgcatctctactttaggttaatgaATATTTGTATCatttggaactctaatttgattaagttgtgtttttaaatatatatctttgatttcatagatgttgacctattgcattataaagattatatatgaatatatataatgttatttattaCACACAATAACCTAATTTGGACAATTTAgtgtttatttaatatatttttatttttctttccatattattttctataaatttcttattattctctcttgaaaaagttgttgttctctctctctctctctctcttatttttttttattttttcttgcaactctactttatATTAATGAATCATTGTGATTTTAAAACTCTAATTTGGGTTCATACGCTTTGGGGTTACATTttttagctctctctctctctctctctcacacacacatagagttttggtttaattttttttgagttaatacTTCATTATTTTGGAaataagaatttgagtttatatttaAACACAATCTTGGCTATGTTAATTATATATCATCATTCAGTCCATTTCAGTCTATTTTGGTCAACTTCATCTATTTTGTCCGATTCGGCCTACTTTAGTCCACTTCGTTTCATTTGGTCCAATCAAGTCCACTTCAGTTCAATTAGCTAGGTCCAATTAGTCAAATTCAATCCAATTCGAACCATTTGGTTCACTTCATTATATTTTGATCCATATGGTCTACGtaggtccactttggtccattatGTTTAGTTTCATCCATTTTATTCCAATTTGGTCCGCTTGGTCCACTTCGGTTTATTAGGTCCAATTTGGTTCATTCAATCCACTTAGGTCTATTCAGCTCACTttgttctattcggtccatttagTCTATTTCAGATTCGGTGTACCTACTTGAGAGtattatcaattatttgagtaatattaattgtaattatataataagttttggttatcataataatctccttaagaaaatgagaatttgaataataactttaaaacttaataattttaattgtaccaaaagaaattaggaaaatatatgCATAATAACAATAGTTAGAAACATAtaaatcatttcaaaaaaatattaatatcaataaaaaaacattaaaaaaatgagaataaattatctacaataaaatttaaagaataaattattcacacacacacacacacacacacatatatatatatattgctcaAATGTATAATCAACCTCATGcaatttatttaaaagtaaTGACTTTAAAACAAATGGATTAAATGtcataaaaattagatttgtataTTTAATATTCATGTTTAGAAAAACTTTCAGTTAAATTTAGCAAGACCAAAATGGATTGAAATGCTATATTTATGTGACTTAACAAAAGTGTACagcaacaataaattttatagttaagattttagatatttcaagtttgaaatatatatatatacacacacacacatatgtgaATATAGAATGGTGTTCTCAAACCAAACATATCATTTCcttatatgtaagtgcacaaaaatggaccaaagtTGACCAAAATTGTCTGAAGTTGTctgaatggaccgaatagaacgaAGTGGACTAAATGGATAGAATAGGACCAAATGGGAACAAGGTGGACTAAACCATCTTACAAACACTTTCCTTTATGAACAAACCATCTTCACCTTTCTCAACTTCCACCCCAACCTTCAAATTGTTACTCATCATCGTCGCATTCAAAATCTGGTCACCTACATGCGGTAAGAGTACCAGTTGACactgattcattaaagcttcaAAAAAGAACCTGACCCAGTGTGTGATGAAACAACCAACTGATGGGTGCTTTAAAATTAGCAGTTGTTGAACCCATCCACCATGTACTATCCCTCTTCCTTGAACCCTCTCTTCAAACCCTTCTTGCAAAGAAGCTTCTTCAATAGACTCAGCCCCAAAAGGCGGCTTAAGTGCTGCCAGAAATGGCCAACCTGAAAGCTCAAAGCCCAACACTAATTCCTGGAATTGATCTTTATTTAATGTGCACTCACTTCCGAATGCACGGTATATAACTGATCTGGCCTCGAATCTTCCTAGCCACTTAATCCATTTTTCTTCTAAAGCAGAAGTTGGTGGCTTTGGTATGACTGGTCCTGAAAGAAATGCAGACTTCCCAAAATGGCTTTCAAGATTGTCAATATAAGGTCCCTCAATTTCTCTACACGTCCTGAGTCCTAGTGCATCACATTGACTTAAGCTAGTGAACAGGCGATTACGGAATACAACATCACTACCAAACTTCATGGTCTTTATTGCATCAAAGGCTCGTGCTTCATGGACATGGAGCTTGATGGATGACGATACTGAGAAACTAGATGGGGGCTGCATAAGGTCAACCTCAGGTAAGTTGTTACCAGTATGTTGCTCTGCTCCAGCAGGGGGCATAGTGTAATAATCTACTATAAGTGGACTGACTGTGGCATAGAGAATTGATCTGATACCTAGGCTACAGGTCAATTGTGGTAACCAATGGGTAAAATCAAAGAAGACAATGTCTGGTTTAAGGTCATGGAGAAGAAGTTCAATATCACTTTCAGTGCGATCCATAGCAGTCATAATGAGAGGGTGCAAATGGTCAGGCACATCTGAAGTGGTCTCAGCACCAGGAGGGAGGCCATCCACATAGGGAACAGTGATGGGGACAAAGGTGATGAGATCTGGGTTGAGTTTGAAAGTCCCTAACTTTGATTGTGTTTTGCTGGGAATCAAGAAGGAGATTCTATAGCCTTTTTGGGCTAGTTTGTTTGATAGGTGGAGATAAGGGGTAAGGTGGCGAAGAGCGAAAAAGGGGTACATTACCAAGTGCAATGATGTTGCATCCATAACTTTCTATGAGTCAATTGATGCATGCTGGACCTGAAGCTAAAGCAACTGGCAACAAAAAGACTGTAGAGAATATAATCAGCACATGCTAGGAGATAATTGCCTTTTTTACTCGACCAGTTTATGTAGGAGCctaaaaattttggggggcAAAGACATGCGTTTAGTCTCAATTTATATGACTTTTTGCTTATTATTTGTTGAATGTGAGCTAAGTATATTTGTACTTGAAAAAATTGAGacttaaaaaattgaacatgaGCAAAATTAACAACAACgcttttgtttcaaaattttgggattgatTATGGATCCTCAAAAGATTAGTCAGTCGGCTCACAtgtattatttttcttcaatctATTATTCTATCTAAAGGCATGTTTTTGATTACTTCCTTAATTAACATGTActttttattacttctactaatgtGATATTTGGTTTTCCTCTACATTATTTTGGTTCTCTCAACAGCATTAGCAAAATAAGCTAAAAGCTAATTGAAATGGCATGTGGCAAACAGTTGGCAGGGAACATTGTACTCTGCCAGAGATTTTGTCTTCttgaagaaatgaaaaattgaagTAAGAGGATTTTGGTTTTGAGAAGTGAAAGAAAAGATATTACCTCTTTGGCTACGGTGAAGTTGATTTTGACATTGTTGGGCTGGCTAGATATTCCAGCCGCAGATAAGATACACAGATACTTTCAAGATCGCAACCAACCAGCCCTTATAAGTAGAGAAAGACGCCCCAATTGCCTGCAGCAAACAGAGAAGGAAGTGCTGCTGCTACAGAActgtttttcctttaatttacTATTCCAACAAGAACAATTAACTTACGTCTCTAAACCACTTTATATACTTAGTTTATATACTTAAAAAGTAACAGTTTGTGAACGGTGTCACACCATAGTAACTGATACAAGTTTTGGTagtttggaaaagaaaaaagagatacGTGTTTTGGTCGCTTCTtccaccaaattttttttttcttaaatataacTCATGAAAATTTAATAAGAATCTTATGAATGGATCAAACCATCGAGTTCATTAAACTTACATTGTGActtttatataatgttttcttatgatcttttttggattttttttttttttttatatacaagatagaatttatactctagcctaatctaagcgtatatgtgtgtaaaactccttgctgaagacttgaacccagTCCTTACCCCCACACcttacaagcatttatacttgtagaatgaCCACCCACCAAAAATGCGTAGTGGCAATATTTTCTTATAATCTAAATGTAGCAAGTTGGTTAAAAACTTATAATATTAAGGgataaaaaaccaagaaagaCACTCATTAGTCATTAGTATCGGCAATGGAAACTTAAATTTCAACATGATGCACCCATTTACCAAGAAAAAGCATTGCTAGAAAagaatataatatacaaaattattttatttctattctttttctaatagtattttaacATTTCCACGATATTCATTTCAACTTTCATAACACTcttgactctctctctccactgTTTTCAACTTTCCATATAAGCTCTTTAATGCCTTAAACTCTCCCTCTTCTCCTTTCTTGTTTCTTCCTCTTTCATTAAACCTAACCAGTTCATACATGTTCAGTAGTCACCAcccttataaaattaaaaagataaatttaaaaaaaatatatatatatatatattaaataaaaaaaaactgttagaCGTCCTCGGTTTCTCTTAACCGAAAGGAAGCTGAGCACTCAatccatcttttcttccataatttgaaaattttgctacaGCTTGAATTTGAGCCATGAATTTCCATTTCAATACAGCTATTTTTGGAAGAATCAACATGAGATTCCAATCCTCTAATGCATGCTTTTAAAATTCCTCTAGAAGATTACACATTTCCTTTCTCCTTTTCCATGTCTTAACATCTATAGTCTACATAAGtagaaaaacaagaataagGCAAGTGAAAATTCTacacaaaattacaaaccgTCAAACACCCACAGACAGATGTAACATATAGAGGGCTGTGAAACAAGCTACATTAGAAAGAGTTACCTTGGACAGAAGCATAGCACCttgtcttttatgtttttaacttaGAATCGCCATCAATCtccttctctgtttttttttttttcctttgttttttttaggtttagttGCCAACAGCATAATTAATTACACTGAATAAAATATACTTTCAAATGTGAGAGAAGAATCAATAATCAGTCAAACACAGGAAAAGAAATTTAGATAGTAAAAACTTTGACTTGGTGAAGGATTAAACAAGTTGTAGAGATTTCACAACAGCATCACAATTCAAGAGATAAATGTTAAGAAATCATCTGTTTGatccagaaaagagagagagagagagagagaaggattGGAATCTGGCCAAGAGTCAAGAGAAGTATATTTATGACTCCTAATTCTGTTTAACAATGATGACCTTCAAAAGCATCAATCAAGGTTATATAATGGAAAAAATATACCAGAACCACAAAACCCTGAAGCTGAAACTCAACCtagaaacatatatattaacTAAAACCGAGAGGcagaaaagaaacaattaatCATACagtaaaaatataacaaaacgAGCAGTCTTTAAATTTACTATGCTTTCACATAAATACACCAAAAATGTGGAACACAACCAAAACGTGTAGAGAGATGGTTAAcgataaacaaacaaaaaccacaCAATTAGGaagtataaaaatatttatattactCTAATTGCTTCAATATAGAAATCCCCCAAAATCTATAAgcaaaatgactaaaaatattcaaatactAAACTAATCCCACCGAAGACCTTTCTCCTTGAAGCAAAAAGCAAAGATCACTAATCCCATcaacaaaatttgaagaaagaatTGAGTAACTCTTGATgtaatggtcactccacaaatataaatttttgtgaGGTGTGGAGGGGCAAGGACCCAGGAatgagtttcacacatatatacacttaaaattaggctagagtagaatttttatcttgtataaaaaaaaaatacacaagaaaatgtgtgtgtgtatgtgtgtgtgtgtgtgtgtgtgtacaggGGCGGTGCCACCTTAAGGCCAGGGTGGTCCTAGGACCGCCCtgaccttgaaaaaaaaattatatataataatttacaatttttatttgtctacccttcaaaaaaataattgggaacactcagttttttttatgccaataaaattaaattttgctctaTAATTTGTTCACATTTACTAGATGAAGATTGCTTGGTTTTGTACATTAAAAGAGATGTAACTTATAGCATTGATATGAAAACTCGTAAAAGGCAATTTTAAACTTTATGTATGTgcgtgtttttttattgttgttattgtcaatatatgaatttctctttttattagattgtataatttatgtttcttaagAAACACCCTGAGAAAAATTTCTGGAGCTGCCAttgtattttgtatatatatatatataaacattttcTTATGCATTATATATGTAGTGTTGGTTGTTGAGTCTTCTTATGACAATACGCTATAGTTCAAATCAAAGGCAGGCGAAACAAAAGAAGAGTGAACAAGAGATGGACTGTTCTAAGTGTGACTGTGAAATACTATTGGAGGGGGGAAATTGGATGGGCTGTTATTAAACAAAACAACCGACATTAGACGAACTCATTTTGCCTTtgtataaaatgaccaaacaaattattaataaatagtTACACAGAAGCTCGTCCATTTACATCTTTTATAgaaataaatgtttttagtCTGTCTTATTGACATAGCAGATAGCCAAAAGCAGTACAGTTTTGGTATCAgctaaaaatgagagagaattgTGGCTCCTAGGCCAAGCTACTGCTAAACTGAAGCCCAAGCATTTGCATCGATCCAGTTAAAAGCTATAGGGCTCAGAAAAGCATCGGGGATGCCAAAGGAAGTGACCAAGGCAAGTGCATGTGGCCGTAGGTCACTGCAAAGTTTTGTCACTTCTTTCCTCACTGCAGCAGCATTGTCCATCGACAAGTACCCATATCGGAGGAAAGCAGCATCTTCTTCCAAGCAAATCAAGGCATACATGGATCTCAAGAGAGCTAATACATTCTGAAGGAAAGATAAACAAATATTCAgcaactgaatttttttttttttttttttttacattcttccACTTTAACAATAAAAGCTATCAAATCTGCAGAAATCATAGTTGCAAGCATACAATGGGATCATAATTAAACTATCAATacccaaattttcaaataaatacaTATTAGTATCTTATAAACAACTTGGATCTTAGCATTATAAAAGCTTTGACTGCAGTTATACTGAAACCTCCCAAATATGCTAGTTATTATCTCTTAAACCAGAGCCCTTCTCATTCCATATTCTAGTAAAACCTAGTAATGGCTGCACATCATACATCTCTAGTGATATGATGAAAATATACTCACCCCACCCCAGTGAACACAACAGGACAATAAGGAACCGGTTTCAGATCTTTTAGAAATTCAATAACAAAACTtgattatcaaataaatatgaTTATAGGCAATATATAAAAGCAATTACTAATAATTACCTTCAATGAACCTGCAGGTACAGTTGCCTCAGTCTGTATAAAGGTTTGCAGTAGCTCTCGTTCTGAATAAGCTCTGCCCAAGTCTTCTGCAAGCTGATAACTCTGGTGCAGAGAAGGGTAAACAAcaatgagagagagggagagagagggggagTGATGCCTTGTAAGTAACAGAAACAAGTTCTCACCAAAATGAAGGCATACTCTTTGCTTTCTCCCTGTGCTTGAAATTGAGATACTTCAGCAGCAAAACGATTCAGTAGATCCCGCTCTCTTAAGAAAAATGCATCAGTCTGATATACACAAGTGGTGAGACATATCTACAAATTTAAACATCAATAACATATAGAGCAGAAAATTAGCTAAAATTATATTACTTGGAATTTGCTGCACCGAAGGGTAGAGCTTGTAAGTTGAGACGGGATGACAGGGCAAGGATTATTCATGTGTTCTAACCCAAATCCTTTAAATGGTTTGTTACTCTTCTTAGCTGCTATATATACTGCAAGCAGTGCCTTGCTGACctgaaaaaacatatttaatcCAAAAGTTCAACTGCTTCAGACATAATTCCACAAAAGGTAAAACTGAGTAGAATAATACTTAAATTAGTACAACGATTAAGAAGTAAACAGTAAAATTTCCTTTCAATGTTTCTCACTAAGTATTAACATATAAATTCAGTCAGACAATTAAGATTCAACCAATAGTTCAGCTCTAGAAGCATTATTAGCTGAATAATGATAACTGAGGATATGTTAGCAATATTCAATTTAAAACAATTTCAAGCATCGTTGCAGTTGATACTACTTCAATCACATCTATGTAAGGTCACCATTCTACCATCCATAAAAACAGACTTTACAGAAGCAATGGCTCACACACCACAACCTCATgcccctcttttcttttttgttttattttgaggTCACCCTCTTAGACAATATGTCATAAAACAACATGTCCAttccttggaagagtatttggGGTGTGAAGGCTCCACGTCATGTGTCGTTTTTTGTTTGGACAGCTGCATGGGGTAGGGTTCTCACAACGGACCATTTGAGGAAAAGGGGCTGCACTATTATGGATTGGTGTTGCCTATGTAAATGTATTGGGGAGAGTGTGGATCATTTGCTTCTACACTATGATGAGGTTTTTTGGTTATGGAGCTTTGCCTTTAGATCTTTTGGCGTTTCTTGGGTTCTACTTAAAAGGGTTATTGACTTGCTAGCTGGTTGGAcaaattggttggggaagcattctTCAAATGTTTGGAATTTGGTGCCACATTGTGTGATGTGGAttatttggagggagagaaataatAGCATATTTGAAGATTTGGTGCTTTTTGGGGATAAGCTCTTAGAATTGTTTGTGAcctctttgtttgattggtctcgtgCGTGGGGTTTTACTTCTTCGAAATCCATTCTATTGTTTTTAGATTCACTTTTTTCTTGTACATAAGTTGCTTTGTGTTCTTTTGTTGCTTGTAAATATTTCCTTCATTTACTTCATCTCTTTGATGGAGTAGCTtctttttaatacaaatttttcttagctatcaaaaaataaaaatcttcttttaaaaaaaaaatgtagactTGATCTACCTGCTGCATCAGAACATTGTTGTCCCCCTCAAAAGTGGACTGCACATCATATTCACCTTTCAGATGACCAACAAGATTTTCAGTCTTCAGACCTTGTCCTCCACAAGCTTCACGACATTCCTGATACATTATCAATTGAACTTTATTGAGGCCAGCTTCTATAGATATAGCCAAATCAAAATATAGTTGAAGTTCTGACCTGAAGGTTTCTCATATTATGCCACGTGAAAGTTGCCTTGAATGCACTTGAAAGAACATGTATGAGTTTGTTTGACTCAGGTGTTCTCACAACATATATCTGTTTCAAATAATTTCCAGCAAAACTCATAGCATATCTGCCagcaggagaaaaaaaaaatgaacaatggGTCAGCAGCATCACTTGTACATAAGGATGGTTAACGTAATTACATAGCATATATTAATAATAGCATCAGGCCATTTATAGTCATGATCTAAAAGTAGAATATCTGCCATTCACCATGTATTAAAATAAGAACTGCACACTACAATATCAAGGCtaacttaatttttctttttttgattgttgtgaggccaacttctttttcttttctttttttgatgacgTAGGAGAACTTAACTCAAATTAGTTGCACATTGAAGAGCATATTATACAACAATCCTCACTGTTAATCAAACTCCCATGAGCAATTAACCCCACCACCAAAACCAATTACCTGGTAATCAAGGGGATTTTCACCCCTAATGGGCTAAGCAATTTATCCTCATGCCCAGAAGTTTATCCTCAAAGAAATAACCTATGGGTTGTGTAAGAAAAGCATTAAATCCATTTCCAAGTTGACTATTTCACTAACATATGAAAAACTGCCAATAGCATTAGGATGTTCGTTTATAATACCAAAAGTGCAATGTTTATGAATCACTATGCTGAATAGGAAGGAATCTTTACTTCAAGATCAAACGGCAACATACTTAAACTTGCAGAAAAGACTGTATTGCAAGATCAATTACCCAAATATATTGTCACAAACAGCATATATACACTAAGTATACCAGGCTTCTCAAACCAGTAAAGCTAGAAACAGCATCAAATTACACTGCATGAATTGTAATTGAAAGAGCAAGagaaatttttattgtaaatcaatttcaaaaagATTTGATTGTCACAAAGCCATTATTCAAGTACGTACGTCTTGGCAAGCAGAGGCAACAGTCGCCGTTGATGGCTCGGGTAATCAAGCAAAAGGACTTCACGCCCATTTGGTGCAACAGAAAAGGCCCGCCTTGTCAGTGAGTACCTTATGGCAATCGCTAAGCCAATCTGATAAAGTAGAATGGTATAATATCAATCATAATTGATTTTAGTAGGAGTTGCATGAACCCAAaattaacttcttcttttttgggggttggatgggagggggaggggttgtCAAAATTACACAAATGTTAGATtgacgacaacaacaacaacaaaaaacacaaaacacaaaaacaaaaggtacCTGCAGTCCTTtgcttaaaatatatatgttacCTTTGACGCGTAGATTGCACTGGCTGAAATAGTTATACGGCCAGATGTCAAAGGGGCCAAGAATGCTGCAAATCTCTAGAAAAAGTAATTACAAATAAGAGATTGTTCATGTAATTATTAGTTCAAGCTCTAGACAATATCTTCTTCTACATGGTAGAAAGAAGATCGCCAGCCAAACAAAAGACATAGGcagagaaaaaggaagaaagacaGAAATATAATGAAACAGGTGGAAAAGAAATGAGAAGACATTATCTATCTGGAAAGAGAACCACCTGATCCGGGTCTTTTATTGCACTTAGATATTGCCCATCCGGTGAAACATCAGCTACTGAATTCAATAAGTTCTCTCTGGGGATTCGCACATTGTCAAACCTGAAACATCtccaaagtatatatatatatatatatatatatatatatatattggattaaAGAATTTTATAATGGCAGTTATTTGCAGATTATGTAATGTCTAACAACAGAGAGTAACTATTACCAGATTTGACCATTGTCAACACCATTTAAACCAATTTTATGACCACAATCAGCTATTCGGATGTTTGGACAGACGTTGCCATCTGCATCCCTGATTTGGGCAATTAATGCATGGACTCCTTGATTTTCCCCATTTATGTTGAGCTGGGAAAAGACTATAGTGTGTGTCGCATGCTAAACATCAAGAAAAGAATAGCATGTCAGTTTAGATGAATCAGAAGCAGGATTTTTAAGCTGTAAAGTAAACCTTGATAAGGGACAAGAAAGAGAAATGggaaaagtttaaataaaaaataaaaaaaaacttacgtTAGCTGCTCCTCCAATCCAATACTTCTGGGCAGATTCACAGGGAGTGTTAATGACAAATTCTCCAGTGTTAGAATCATAAGTGGTGACTGTTTCAATCCCTCGAACCTAAAATAATTAGCCTAGGAAACAATTAGTACAAACAACCAAGATAGAGAATAAAATGTTGTGCACAGGTCTAAAAC from Castanea sativa cultivar Marrone di Chiusa Pesio chromosome 6, ASM4071231v1 includes:
- the LOC142639912 gene encoding cyanidin 3-O-galactoside 2''-O-xylosyltransferase FGGT1-like, which encodes MDATSLHLVMYPFFALRHLTPYLHLSNKLAQKGYRISFLIPSKTQSKLGTFKLNPDLITFVPITVPYVDGLPPGAETTSDVPDHLHPLIMTAMDRTESDIELLLHDLKPDIVFFDFTHWLPQLTCSLGIRSILYATVSPLIVDYYTMPPAGAEQHTGNNLPEVDLMQPPSSFSVSSSIKLHVHEARAFDAIKTMKFGSDVVFRNRLFTSLSQCDALGLRTCREIEGPYIDNLESHFGKSAFLSGPVIPKPPTSALEEKWIKWLGRFEARSVIYRAFGSECTLNKDQFQELVLGFELSGWPFLAALKPPFGAESIEEASLQEGFEERVQGRGIVHGGWVQQLLILKHPSVGCFITHWVRFFFEALMNQCQLVLLPHVGDQILNATMMSNNLKVGVEVEKGEDGLFIKESVCKMV
- the LOC142640810 gene encoding acyl-coenzyme A oxidase 3, peroxisomal-like, producing MEQQITRRTQVLTSHLLHHGEPTSLSAAPSLSSNSCLNYSPPDLNEPFSFNPTDMRVYLDSHNIPDRDWLFGLITQSRLFNPKQRGHKVFFSPDYNQSMEQQREMTMKRVLYLLEKGVFQGWLTERNPDAELRKFALLEVVGIFDHSLAIKLGVHFFLWGGAIQFFGTKRHHDKWLRDTENYVVKGCFAMTELGHGSNVRGIETVTTYDSNTGEFVINTPCESAQKYWIGGAANHATHTIVFSQLNINGENQGVHALIAQIRDADGNVCPNIRIADCGHKIGLNGVDNGQIWFDNVRIPRENLLNSVADVSPDGQYLSAIKDPDQRFAAFLAPLTSGRITISASAIYASKIGLAIAIRYSLTRRAFSVAPNGREVLLLDYPSHQRRLLPLLAKTYAMSFAGNYLKQIYVVRTPESNKLIHVLSSAFKATFTWHNMRNLQECREACGGQGLKTENLVGHLKGEYDVQSTFEGDNNVLMQQVSKALLAVYIAAKKSNKPFKGFGLEHMNNPCPVIPSQLTSSTLRCSKFQTDAFFLRERDLLNRFAAEVSQFQAQGESKEYAFILSYQLAEDLGRAYSERELLQTFIQTEATVPAGSLKNVLALLRSMYALICLEEDAAFLRYGYLSMDNAAAVRKEVTKLCSDLRPHALALVTSFGIPDAFLSPIAFNWIDANAWASV